CGCTGTACCACCAGCAGGCCAAGAACCTACTGAGCGCACCGGACACCTGTACAGCCGACTTCCGTCAGCGCCTCGAACTCTCAACGCCCCACCGTACTCACGCAGCCAGCAGGGCGTCTGACCAGCGACACAGAGTACCTGACGACCCATCAGAACGAGCGTCAAATGAGCGTCACGAGCGTCATTTCAGCGTCAAGATATCGCCCGTAACGCCCACACCGCACATAATGCGCACGCGTAAAACCGCAGGTCAGACGCCCTTAGCCGCCTTCTCCAGCACCACGACGCACTCCACGTGGTGCGTCACAGGGAAATGGTCGAATACCTACTCCGGCAGCGACGCGCACCCCGCCTCGGCGAAGCACTTCAGGTCGCGGGCGAGAGCAGCTGGACCTCAGGCCACTGCCTGCTTACGTGGGGAACTCGCCGCACCAGTTGCGCCCCAGGAGGGTGGCGGGCAGGTACTCAGACTCAACCCCGATGGGGATGCCCGCGTCGTGCGCGAGGCAGGCCATGGCGAGCGGGGCGAGAGCTACGAGGCCCGAAGCCTGGAAGGCTCGGCTCACCTCGCTCCAGTACTCCTTGTGCCACTGGAGGGCGTTGGTGAGCGCCCGGTTGAAACCAGCGTTGTCCTTACGGATGAAGCGGTGGAACATCTCCATCGGCGGGTACAGCAGCTTGCCCGCCGTCTCTGGGTCCGAGGCAACCTCAGGGTCGGTGCCGTCGACCGCAGCCACCAACTTCGGAACGAGGTCCGGGCCGCCGAGCCAATAGGTCTGGAGCGTGTCGATCCAGTCGTAGTGGTACGCGTCAAAGCGCGAACCGTTCTCCCGCAGCAGGGGCAGCGGCACCCGGCACAAGGCTGCGATCCTGGCCTTTTCCCGGCATATCACGGCTAGGTAGAAGGCGGTGAGCCAGGATCCCGGGTTCACGTACCACTGTGGGCCGGTAGCCCGGAGCGTGCGGTCCTTGTGCGCGATGCGGCACTGCACATGCTCCTCGGTCGTAGTCGCGACGGCGAAAACGGCGGAGCCAACCTGCATTGCGTTCACCCAGGCATCCCACGTGGGGAAGATCGATGCCCTCGGGTCCAGCAAGCAGTGCGACTGGGCCAGGGTGAGCGTGACGCGCTGGGTGTCGCCCAGATCGGTGGAGTCCGCCTCAAGCCCGTCGATCAGCTCCTGCATTTCCTCCTGGAGCACGGCGAGGCCCGCTTGCGCGTTCCCCGTGGGAAAGGGGTGGCGGGGGATGTTCGAGACCAACGCGTTTCTCCTCAGAAGAGCGTGAAATGCTTGAGCTCGGCCCCAGCATACTTACCGGTGTTCTCGGCAGCCTGGACGAGGGCGTACCGCAGGGTCTTGTTCTTGATGGCCCTTCGTATCTCCCGGGCGTACTTGGCGTCGTCCGGTGACATGAAGGCGCGTTGCTCATATCGACCACGATCGTGCGGACGTACTCGATGGTTCCCTTTTCACCGTGGCGCGGCGCGTTCAATCCTGAAGAATGGTAGAGCAGCTGCCATGACTCGATCAATATGCTCTCTCGGCCCCTCCACCCTGTCACTGACCCCAACGCGGCACTCACAACAAGCAGTGACGTTGCTGCATTACGCAACTCCCCAGCGGCGTCGACGACTCTCTGAGGCCCCTCGTACTCCACTGACGCAATACTGGAATGGAGAGCCCGGGGTTTCCGCTCCCGCTCCCGCATCTCGTCACTCATCTCCACCTCCCGTCTCATCCGCGCGCCTTCACTCACTCGATCTACGGCCTTCGCGAATTCAATCCACGGATCACGTTGCGAGGAAAGACGCCACCGTCGGTGTCCTCCACGCGCCTGCTCAACAGCGGAGTCGCGCGTGACAGCGGCCTGGTGGCGACCAACCAAGTACGCAACACCGACAGCGGGCAACCCAATTAGCGCTGCAACGACTTCCGCCTGTAATTCAGGCCCCTCCCCACCCCCAAGGAAGCAAGCATCGCAGTTGCACACGGGGCGGTCGGCAGGGCCGCAGGCATTGCAACCATGACGGCGGGCTGCCTATCCCCGGCGCTGAGCGAATGACTGCGCTGTCGAATTCGGCGAGGGCGAGCGGTGTACGTCCCGTTGGGCCGCACTCGACTCCAATATCGCCTGACTGACCATCCGACGCCAGGCACACCGCTTTGCATCCACCGCGTGATGACGGTGGCGGCTGCGCCGACGACCGCACCAACAAGACCCGAGATAAGTTCCAACACGCCACTAGCGTTTCAGGTCAAGGCGGATAAGGAAGGCTAGTTGACCAATCCCCGCCATTGCCTTCGGCTGCCCCCCATCCGGCACAGGAATGCCCCCATAGGGCAGTTCGTGCGAATCTATGATCACAACCGGTATACGTGCCGACACCACGACAATCGCACCGTCCACCCGGCGGCCCTATGCATGCTGGCAACCGCCCGCCCCTGCGAGTTCCGCCGGAGCTGTCCGCGAGGGATCGACAGCTAATGCGCTAAGCACCCGAGGCCGTCCGCCGCCCGATTCAATGCAAGCGACGCGACCTGTGTGACGCCCCATCAGTTCAGGCTGACGGTGCGTCAGTCAACTCAGCATTGAGTCAGCATGCATCCTGCCAGAGGTGGTGACAGGTGGCGACACATGCACATGCACCAATCCCTTCTGCACCACCTCTGAGCTGCATAGATGCTGGCCAACCCCCTACATCGGCAACATAGCCGCCAACCCGGTGCCAGTGGAATCCGAAGAGATATTCGGTGGAGCGCCCGCGTTCCCAGAGTGTGCGGGTGTGGCGGGTGCGGACCGTGCCTGCCGCGACGGAGACGCCGGGGTCGTCGAAGACGGGCAGGACGGTCTCGATGTAGTCCGGCGCGAGGACGGTGTCCGCGTCGACGGCCAGGACGAGGTCGGT
This genomic stretch from Streptomyces nigrescens harbors:
- a CDS encoding glycosyltransferase family 2 protein — encoded protein: MHTITVIVPAHNEEEGLPATLESLACQTVRPDQVLVVDDASTDRTGEVAASHGVTVLRPPHNLGSKAKAQNYALPQCTTDLVLAVDADTVLAPDYIETVLPVFDDPGVSVAAGTVRTRHTRTLWERGRSTEYLFGFHWHRVGGYVADVGGWPASMQLRGGAEGIGACACVATCHHLWQDAC
- a CDS encoding immunity 49 family protein, with product MVSNIPRHPFPTGNAQAGLAVLQEEMQELIDGLEADSTDLGDTQRVTLTLAQSHCLLDPRASIFPTWDAWVNAMQVGSAVFAVATTTEEHVQCRIAHKDRTLRATGPQWYVNPGSWLTAFYLAVICREKARIAALCRVPLPLLRENGSRFDAYHYDWIDTLQTYWLGGPDLVPKLVAAVDGTDPEVASDPETAGKLLYPPMEMFHRFIRKDNAGFNRALTNALQWHKEYWSEVSRAFQASGLVALAPLAMACLAHDAGIPIGVESEYLPATLLGRNWCGEFPT